One Triplophysa dalaica isolate WHDGS20190420 chromosome 1, ASM1584641v1, whole genome shotgun sequence DNA segment encodes these proteins:
- the rcn1 gene encoding reticulocalbin-1 isoform X1: protein MDASIYLCVFSLCTCLAFGKPTIRKERVHHEPELSRQEHEDNQSYQYDHEAFLGKEEATTFDQLTPEESKDRLGKIVDRIDSDGDGYITTEELKAWIKRVQKRYVYENVAKVWSDYDLNKDNKISWDEYKQATYGYYLANPEEFEDSTDQFSFKKMLPRDERRFRTADLDSDLAAEREEFTAFLHPEEFDHMKDIVVLETLEDIDKNGDGHVDEDEYIADMFGNEDNGPEPAWVKTERDQFSDFRDINKDGKMDQEEIRLWILPQDYDHAQAEARHLVYESDTDKDQMLTKEEILENWNMFVGSQATNYGEDLTRNHDEL from the exons ATGGACGCgtccatttatttatgtgttttctcGCTCTGCACGTGTCTTGCTTTCGGTAAACCGACTATTAGGAAAGAGCGAGTTCACCACGAGCCTGAACTGAGCAGACAAGAGCACGAGGACAACCAGAGCTACCAATACGATCACGAGGCCTTTTTGGGCAAAGAAGAGGCGACCACCTTTGATCAGCTCACCCCAGAGGAGAGCAAAGATAGATTGGG AAAAATCGTTGACCGCATTGACAGCGATGGCGATGGATATATCACCACCGAGGAACTCAAGGCCTGGATCAAGAGAGTACAGAAACGTTACGTCTATGAGAATGTGGCAAAGGTCTGGAGTGATTACGACCTGAACAAAGACAATAAGATCTCATGGGATGAATACAAGCAAGCAACCTATGGCTACTACCTGG CCAACCCCGAGGAGTTTGAGGATTCGACTGATCAGTTCAGTTTCAAGAAGATGCTCCCTCGGGATGAACGCAGGTTCAGGACGGCAGATTTGGACAGTGACCTGGCTGCGGAGCGAGAGGAGTTCACAGCTTTCCTTCACCCGGAGGAGTTCGATCACATGAAGGACATTGTGGTTCTT GAAACTCTGGAGGACATTGACAAGAATGGAGATGGTCATGTAGATGAAGATGAATACATAG CTGACATGTTTGGAAATGAAGATAATGGTCCAGAACCAGCCTGGGTGAAGACCGAGAGGGACCAATTTTCAGACTTCAGAGATATCAACAAAGACGGGAAGATGGACCAGGAGGAGATTCGTCTATGGATTCTCCCACAGGACTATGATCACGCTCAGGCCGAGGCCAGACACTTAGTGTACGAGTCGGACACAGATAAG GATCAGATGCTCACCAAAGAAGAAATTCTGGAGAATTGGAACATGTTCGTAGGCAGCCAGGCCACCAACTACGGTGAAGACCTGACCAGGAACCACGATGAGCTGTGA
- the rcn1 gene encoding reticulocalbin-1 isoform X2, with protein MVMDLQPLSVVANNGFRLLINHLEPRKIVDRIDSDGDGYITTEELKAWIKRVQKRYVYENVAKVWSDYDLNKDNKISWDEYKQATYGYYLANPEEFEDSTDQFSFKKMLPRDERRFRTADLDSDLAAEREEFTAFLHPEEFDHMKDIVVLETLEDIDKNGDGHVDEDEYIADMFGNEDNGPEPAWVKTERDQFSDFRDINKDGKMDQEEIRLWILPQDYDHAQAEARHLVYESDTDKDQMLTKEEILENWNMFVGSQATNYGEDLTRNHDEL; from the exons atggtaatggatttgcaaccgctgtccgtcgttgcgaacaatggcttcagactccttataaaccacctggagccgcg AAAAATCGTTGACCGCATTGACAGCGATGGCGATGGATATATCACCACCGAGGAACTCAAGGCCTGGATCAAGAGAGTACAGAAACGTTACGTCTATGAGAATGTGGCAAAGGTCTGGAGTGATTACGACCTGAACAAAGACAATAAGATCTCATGGGATGAATACAAGCAAGCAACCTATGGCTACTACCTGG CCAACCCCGAGGAGTTTGAGGATTCGACTGATCAGTTCAGTTTCAAGAAGATGCTCCCTCGGGATGAACGCAGGTTCAGGACGGCAGATTTGGACAGTGACCTGGCTGCGGAGCGAGAGGAGTTCACAGCTTTCCTTCACCCGGAGGAGTTCGATCACATGAAGGACATTGTGGTTCTT GAAACTCTGGAGGACATTGACAAGAATGGAGATGGTCATGTAGATGAAGATGAATACATAG CTGACATGTTTGGAAATGAAGATAATGGTCCAGAACCAGCCTGGGTGAAGACCGAGAGGGACCAATTTTCAGACTTCAGAGATATCAACAAAGACGGGAAGATGGACCAGGAGGAGATTCGTCTATGGATTCTCCCACAGGACTATGATCACGCTCAGGCCGAGGCCAGACACTTAGTGTACGAGTCGGACACAGATAAG GATCAGATGCTCACCAAAGAAGAAATTCTGGAGAATTGGAACATGTTCGTAGGCAGCCAGGCCACCAACTACGGTGAAGACCTGACCAGGAACCACGATGAGCTGTGA